Proteins encoded together in one Caballeronia sp. NK8 window:
- a CDS encoding hydantoinase/oxoprolinase family protein, producing MTASASNDAAVFGWDVGGAHVKVSMVTRAGALADVAQWACPLWQGIAHLERAIDGVFERWPVAADASARHAVTMTGEMVDLFADRAEGVHILTRTLAQRLGARTLFYAGAAGWLARSACPDRWRSVASANWLATAQWVATCMPDALLVDIGSTTTDIIPIVGGRVAARGSNDAARLISGELVYQGVVRTPLCGVAHRIAFRGETTGVMNEWFATTADVYRLTGELWPEHDQHPSADNGPKTEAASRARIARMIGRDAADASDGEWRRFAQSWRHEQLRTLEANLARVIAQDAALAAAPIVGAGCGRFLAAALARQEARGFVDFARLAGAAHDDTTRAEWVSTCAPSVAVGLLASMASKGAAGNETRPYDDASPRAA from the coding sequence ATGACGGCGTCGGCATCGAACGATGCAGCGGTTTTCGGCTGGGACGTGGGCGGCGCGCACGTCAAGGTGTCGATGGTGACGCGCGCGGGCGCGCTCGCCGATGTCGCGCAATGGGCGTGTCCGCTGTGGCAGGGCATCGCGCATCTGGAGCGCGCGATCGACGGCGTGTTCGAGCGCTGGCCCGTCGCCGCCGATGCATCGGCGCGCCATGCCGTCACGATGACGGGTGAAATGGTCGATCTCTTCGCCGACCGCGCCGAGGGCGTGCACATCCTTACCCGCACGCTCGCGCAACGTCTCGGCGCACGCACCCTGTTCTACGCCGGCGCTGCGGGCTGGCTCGCGCGCTCCGCGTGTCCGGACCGATGGCGCAGCGTCGCGTCGGCGAACTGGCTCGCGACCGCGCAATGGGTCGCGACGTGCATGCCGGATGCGTTGCTCGTCGATATCGGCAGCACGACGACGGACATCATTCCGATCGTCGGCGGCCGTGTCGCCGCGCGCGGTTCGAACGACGCCGCGCGGCTCATCAGCGGCGAGCTCGTGTATCAGGGCGTCGTACGCACGCCATTGTGCGGGGTTGCGCATCGCATCGCGTTTCGCGGCGAGACGACCGGCGTGATGAACGAATGGTTCGCGACGACCGCGGATGTCTATCGGCTGACGGGCGAGCTGTGGCCCGAGCACGATCAGCATCCGAGCGCCGACAACGGACCGAAGACGGAAGCGGCGAGCCGGGCGCGCATTGCCAGGATGATCGGCCGCGACGCCGCCGATGCGAGCGATGGCGAATGGCGCCGCTTCGCGCAAAGCTGGCGGCACGAACAGTTGCGCACGCTCGAAGCGAATCTCGCGCGCGTGATCGCGCAGGATGCGGCGCTGGCCGCCGCGCCGATCGTGGGCGCGGGGTGCGGGCGCTTTTTGGCGGCGGCGCTGGCGCGGCAGGAGGCGCGCGGTTTTGTCGATTTCGCGCGGCTGGCGGGTGCCGCGCATGACGACACGACGCGCGCCGAATGGGTATCGACGTGCGCGCCGAGCGTGGCGGTGGGGCTGCTGGCGTCGATGGCGTCGAAGGGCGCGGCAGGCAACGAGACGCGTCCATACGACGATGCGTCGCCGCGCGCGGCGTGA
- a CDS encoding ATP-grasp domain-containing protein has protein sequence MTKIFVFEYLTGGGIDPDAAGAGSLADLSALIVEGRVMRDAIAADLRALPGIDVTVASSRFEQVDDTQGFVRPQPGEPVIRFVARVAREHDYACIVAPECDGLLLKLYDAVGQARWLGCAKEAIRAASSKSATAACLAARSIAATPALEPENAAAAIGRRWVVKPDDGAGGLDTYVYDDLAAARAEYEARAEAGRNPVLQEWIDGEPLSLSLICRERLSRLVSINRQRIGLSDAAGSGRRERIVQFDGVDVDRIDRHGPQGRALERLALRVAEAFPGLRGFAGIDVVWHPERGPVVIEVNPRLTVAYAELSRRGGRNLAAELLAAHRVPGFDGDAGLLRACGGAAS, from the coding sequence TTGACCAAGATCTTCGTATTCGAGTATCTCACCGGCGGCGGCATCGATCCGGACGCGGCAGGCGCAGGCAGCCTCGCCGATCTCTCCGCGCTGATCGTCGAAGGCCGCGTGATGCGCGACGCCATCGCCGCCGATCTGCGCGCGCTGCCGGGCATCGACGTAACCGTCGCAAGCTCGCGCTTCGAACAGGTCGATGACACGCAAGGCTTCGTGCGCCCGCAGCCCGGAGAGCCGGTCATACGCTTCGTCGCCCGCGTGGCGCGCGAACATGACTATGCCTGCATCGTCGCGCCCGAATGCGACGGGCTGCTGCTCAAGCTTTACGATGCCGTCGGCCAGGCGCGCTGGCTCGGCTGCGCGAAGGAAGCGATCCGCGCGGCGTCGAGCAAAAGCGCGACGGCCGCGTGTCTCGCCGCGCGCAGCATTGCCGCGACGCCCGCGCTCGAACCCGAAAACGCGGCCGCGGCGATCGGTCGCCGCTGGGTCGTCAAGCCCGACGACGGCGCGGGCGGCCTCGACACCTACGTCTACGACGATCTCGCCGCCGCGCGCGCCGAATACGAAGCGCGCGCGGAAGCGGGCCGCAATCCCGTGCTGCAGGAATGGATCGACGGCGAGCCGCTGAGTCTTTCGCTGATCTGCCGGGAACGGCTGTCGCGGCTCGTCAGCATCAATCGCCAGCGCATCGGCCTGTCGGACGCGGCGGGCTCGGGGCGGCGCGAGCGCATCGTGCAGTTCGATGGCGTCGATGTCGATCGCATCGACCGGCATGGTCCGCAAGGGCGCGCGCTCGAACGGCTGGCCTTGCGCGTCGCCGAGGCGTTTCCGGGTTTGCGCGGCTTCGCGGGCATCGATGTCGTGTGGCATCCGGAGCGCGGGCCGGTCGTGATCGAGGTGAATCCGCGTCTGACGGTCGCGTATGCGGAACTCAGCCGGCGCGGCGGCAGGAATCTCGCGGCCGAGCTGCTCGCGGCGCATCGCGTGCCCGGCTTCGACGGCGATGCCGGATTGCTGCGCGCATGTGGCGGAGCGGCATCATGA
- a CDS encoding HisA/HisF-related TIM barrel protein, translating to MQVIPVLDLLDGHAVRAVRGERSRYRPIQSSLCATSDPVAIARALVAATGARTLYVADLGAILQRGAHDHALAALCDALGGDSRIWLDAGFTAFAPMRALVERVVRLTRSASPAAIVPVFGTETLLDIGAIAQASAGGFEPILSLDYRGGRALGSTHVESAWWPSRVIVMTLDHVGAYAGPDLDTFADVRALAGAREVIGAGGIRDCADLELAARSGADAWLVASAIHDGNVGRGDVHRGALEG from the coding sequence ATGCAGGTGATACCCGTTCTCGATCTGCTCGACGGCCACGCGGTGCGCGCCGTGCGAGGCGAGCGTTCGCGCTATCGGCCGATCCAGTCTTCGTTGTGCGCGACGAGCGATCCGGTTGCGATCGCCCGCGCGCTCGTCGCCGCCACCGGCGCGCGCACCTTGTACGTCGCCGATCTGGGCGCGATCCTGCAGCGCGGCGCGCACGACCACGCGCTCGCCGCGCTATGCGACGCCCTCGGCGGGGACTCGCGCATCTGGCTCGACGCGGGCTTCACCGCGTTCGCGCCGATGCGTGCGCTCGTCGAACGCGTCGTGCGGCTGACGCGGTCCGCATCGCCGGCGGCGATCGTGCCCGTGTTCGGCACCGAAACCCTGCTCGACATCGGCGCGATCGCGCAGGCATCGGCTGGCGGCTTCGAGCCGATCCTGTCGCTCGACTATCGCGGCGGCCGCGCGCTTGGGTCAACGCATGTCGAGAGCGCGTGGTGGCCGTCGCGCGTGATCGTGATGACGCTCGATCACGTGGGCGCGTATGCCGGGCCCGATCTCGATACCTTCGCCGACGTGCGCGCGCTTGCCGGTGCGCGCGAGGTGATCGGTGCGGGAGGTATCCGCGATTGCGCCGATCTCGAACTCGCTGCGCGTAGCGGCGCCGATGCGTGGCTCGTGGCTTCCGCGATTCACGATGGCAACGTGGGTCGGGGCGATGTGCAT